The following are from one region of the Halanaerobiales bacterium genome:
- a CDS encoding pyruvate, water dikinase regulatory protein, which yields MLEEFTIYVLSDSIGDTAEQVARATAEQYTNTDYEIKKFPYVESRKKVDEICEEINPENSIIVYTIVNEEISNYFKQKCRKNNVIFIDIMNPCLKKFTKFIGTKPSRESGIIRQLDENYFKRVDAVEFAVKYDDGKDPRGILKADIVLIGVSRSSKTPLSMYLAHKNYKVVNIPLVKEAQLPQQLYKIPKGRIIGLTIDPSDLKEIRRERIRVLGLQDNVDYVSIAKILEELNYAENIMHKLGCPVIDMTNKAVEEAANIIIDIVNDLN from the coding sequence ATGTTAGAAGAATTTACAATTTATGTTCTCTCTGATTCAATTGGAGATACTGCTGAACAGGTTGCCAGAGCAACAGCCGAACAATACACTAATACTGATTATGAAATCAAAAAATTCCCTTATGTAGAAAGTAGAAAAAAAGTCGACGAAATCTGTGAAGAAATTAATCCTGAAAATTCTATTATAGTTTATACTATAGTTAATGAAGAAATATCAAATTATTTTAAGCAAAAGTGCAGAAAAAACAATGTTATTTTTATTGATATCATGAATCCCTGTTTGAAAAAATTTACAAAATTTATCGGGACTAAACCTTCGCGAGAATCTGGTATTATTAGGCAATTAGATGAAAATTATTTTAAAAGGGTTGATGCCGTAGAATTTGCAGTTAAATATGATGATGGTAAAGATCCCCGTGGTATTTTAAAGGCAGACATTGTTCTGATTGGTGTTTCGCGGTCATCAAAAACTCCACTCAGCATGTATTTAGCCCACAAAAATTATAAAGTAGTAAATATCCCTCTTGTTAAAGAAGCACAATTACCTCAACAACTTTATAAAATTCCTAAAGGAAGAATAATAGGTTTAACTATTGACCCTTCAGATTTAAAAGAAATAAGAAGGGAAAGGATTAGAGTTTTAGGTCTTCAGGATAATGTTGATTATGTTTCCATTGCTAAAATATTAGAAGAATTAAATTATGCAGAAAATATAATGCACAAATTGGGATGTCCGGTCATTGATATGACAAATAAAGCTGTTGAGGAGGCGGCAAATATCATTATTGACATAGTC